A single Myxocyprinus asiaticus isolate MX2 ecotype Aquarium Trade chromosome 50, UBuf_Myxa_2, whole genome shotgun sequence DNA region contains:
- the odf3l2b gene encoding outer dense fiber protein 3-like protein 2b isoform X1, translated as MCEMERKRPLIAGREKGPGPGRYILPPTIGFVGHDFTKSTSPAFSFHGRMSNNMHSIDCSPGPKYHIDAKLTRFGRDGTPAYSIHGRMENEAGFFCTPGPGAYSPEKAPLCSTHRKPPSHTMGYRTQYRSVDTVPAPNKYTLPSLMGSHILTKTSSASYTISGRCKPGGPAEDLSKTPGPGRYNSTDPSVYLPRRPAFSMLGRHTTPKEPTLLPGPGSHNPEKVKVHKPRPPAFSLGIRHSEFVTPLVVD; from the exons ATGTGTGAGATGGAGAGAAAGCGTCCGCTCATTGCTGGCAGAGAAAAAG GACCAGGGCCTGGGCGATACATCCTACCACCAACTATTGGTTTTGTAGGCCACGATTTCACAAAGTCGACAAGTCCTGCCTTCTCCTTCCATGGCAGGATGAGTAATAACA TGCACAGCATAGACTGCAGTCCAGGGCCAAAATATCATATTGATGCAAAGCTCACTCGCTTTGGAAGGGATGGAACTCCTGCATATTCCATACATGGCAGAATGGAAAATGAAG CAGGATTTTTCTGCACCCCTGGACCAGGAGCGTACAGCCCTGAGAAAGCGCCTCTGTGCAGCACCCATCGCAAACCACCGTCCCACACCATGGGCTATCGCACTCAGTATCGCTCTGTTGACACAGTGCCTGCCCCAAACAAATACACCCTCCCTTCTCTCATGGGCTCCCACATTCTAACCAAGACATCCAGTGCCAGTTACACCATCTCTGGGAGATGCAAACCTGGGGGTCCTGCTGAGGACTTGTCTAAAACTCCAGGTCCTGGTAGATATAACAGCACGGATCCCAGTGTCTATCTCCCAAGGCGGCCAGCTTTCTCTATGTTGGGTAGACATACTACACCGAAGGAGCCCACACTATTACCAGGTCCTGGAAGTCATAACCcagagaaagtgaaagtgcaCAAGCCCAGGCCTCCTGCGTTCTCTTTAGGCATCAGGCACTCAGAGTTTGTAACCCCTTTAGTGGTAGATTAG
- the odf3l2b gene encoding outer dense fiber protein 3-like protein 2b isoform X3, translating into MQVNGGQNSEVHSIDCSPGPKYHIDAKLTRFGRDGTPAYSIHGRMENEAGFFCTPGPGAYSPEKAPLCSTHRKPPSHTMGYRTQYRSVDTVPAPNKYTLPSLMGSHILTKTSSASYTISGRCKPGGPAEDLSKTPGPGRYNSTDPSVYLPRRPAFSMLGRHTTPKEPTLLPGPGSHNPEKVKVHKPRPPAFSLGIRHSEFVTPLVVD; encoded by the exons atgcaagtgaatggtggccagaactctgaag TGCACAGCATAGACTGCAGTCCAGGGCCAAAATATCATATTGATGCAAAGCTCACTCGCTTTGGAAGGGATGGAACTCCTGCATATTCCATACATGGCAGAATGGAAAATGAAG CAGGATTTTTCTGCACCCCTGGACCAGGAGCGTACAGCCCTGAGAAAGCGCCTCTGTGCAGCACCCATCGCAAACCACCGTCCCACACCATGGGCTATCGCACTCAGTATCGCTCTGTTGACACAGTGCCTGCCCCAAACAAATACACCCTCCCTTCTCTCATGGGCTCCCACATTCTAACCAAGACATCCAGTGCCAGTTACACCATCTCTGGGAGATGCAAACCTGGGGGTCCTGCTGAGGACTTGTCTAAAACTCCAGGTCCTGGTAGATATAACAGCACGGATCCCAGTGTCTATCTCCCAAGGCGGCCAGCTTTCTCTATGTTGGGTAGACATACTACACCGAAGGAGCCCACACTATTACCAGGTCCTGGAAGTCATAACCcagagaaagtgaaagtgcaCAAGCCCAGGCCTCCTGCGTTCTCTTTAGGCATCAGGCACTCAGAGTTTGTAACCCCTTTAGTGGTAGATTAG
- the LOC127439321 gene encoding cyclin-dependent kinases regulatory subunit 1-like isoform X2, giving the protein MSSAKKQIYYSDKYSDEQYEYRHVMLPKQLSKLVPSSHLMSEDEWRGLGVQQSQGWIHYMIHKPEPHILLFRRPLPKE; this is encoded by the exons ATGTCTTCAGCGAAAAAGCAGATTTACTATTCCGACAAGTATTCAGACGAGCAATATGAATACAG ACACGTTATGCTTCCCAAACAGCTTTCCAAACTGGTTCCTTCCTCCCATCTAATGTCAGAGGACGAATGGAGAGGACTTGGAGTCCAGCAAAGTCAGGGCTGGATCCATTACATGATCCACAAACCAG AACCTCACATTCTGCTATTCCGAAGACCACTTCCCAAAGAATGA
- the odf3l2b gene encoding outer dense fiber protein 3-like protein 2b isoform X4 has product MSNNMHSIDCSPGPKYHIDAKLTRFGRDGTPAYSIHGRMENEAGFFCTPGPGAYSPEKAPLCSTHRKPPSHTMGYRTQYRSVDTVPAPNKYTLPSLMGSHILTKTSSASYTISGRCKPGGPAEDLSKTPGPGRYNSTDPSVYLPRRPAFSMLGRHTTPKEPTLLPGPGSHNPEKVKVHKPRPPAFSLGIRHSEFVTPLVVD; this is encoded by the exons ATGAGTAATAACA TGCACAGCATAGACTGCAGTCCAGGGCCAAAATATCATATTGATGCAAAGCTCACTCGCTTTGGAAGGGATGGAACTCCTGCATATTCCATACATGGCAGAATGGAAAATGAAG CAGGATTTTTCTGCACCCCTGGACCAGGAGCGTACAGCCCTGAGAAAGCGCCTCTGTGCAGCACCCATCGCAAACCACCGTCCCACACCATGGGCTATCGCACTCAGTATCGCTCTGTTGACACAGTGCCTGCCCCAAACAAATACACCCTCCCTTCTCTCATGGGCTCCCACATTCTAACCAAGACATCCAGTGCCAGTTACACCATCTCTGGGAGATGCAAACCTGGGGGTCCTGCTGAGGACTTGTCTAAAACTCCAGGTCCTGGTAGATATAACAGCACGGATCCCAGTGTCTATCTCCCAAGGCGGCCAGCTTTCTCTATGTTGGGTAGACATACTACACCGAAGGAGCCCACACTATTACCAGGTCCTGGAAGTCATAACCcagagaaagtgaaagtgcaCAAGCCCAGGCCTCCTGCGTTCTCTTTAGGCATCAGGCACTCAGAGTTTGTAACCCCTTTAGTGGTAGATTAG
- the LOC127439321 gene encoding cyclin-dependent kinases regulatory subunit-like isoform X1, with amino-acid sequence MSSAKKQIYYSDKYSDEQYEYRHVMLPKQLSKLVPSSHLMSEDEWRGLGVQQSQGWIHYMIHKPGFVDITSSWQRSCKNGYNFTQERTSHSAIPKTTSQRMRGSRKIIIGS; translated from the exons ATGTCTTCAGCGAAAAAGCAGATTTACTATTCCGACAAGTATTCAGACGAGCAATATGAATACAG ACACGTTATGCTTCCCAAACAGCTTTCCAAACTGGTTCCTTCCTCCCATCTAATGTCAGAGGACGAATGGAGAGGACTTGGAGTCCAGCAAAGTCAGGGCTGGATCCATTACATGATCCACAAACCAG ggtttgttgacattacatcatcatggcaacgaagttgtaaaaatggctataactttacacaggaaag AACCTCACATTCTGCTATTCCGAAGACCACTTCCCAAAGAATGAGAGGAAGTCGGAAGATTATCATCGGAAGTTAA
- the odf3l2b gene encoding outer dense fiber protein 3-like protein 2b isoform X2, whose amino-acid sequence MCEMERKRPLIAGREKGPGPGRYILPPTIGFVGHDFTKSTSPAFSFHGRMSNNMHSIDCSPGPKYHIDAKLTRFGRDGTPAYSIHGRMENEGFFCTPGPGAYSPEKAPLCSTHRKPPSHTMGYRTQYRSVDTVPAPNKYTLPSLMGSHILTKTSSASYTISGRCKPGGPAEDLSKTPGPGRYNSTDPSVYLPRRPAFSMLGRHTTPKEPTLLPGPGSHNPEKVKVHKPRPPAFSLGIRHSEFVTPLVVD is encoded by the exons ATGTGTGAGATGGAGAGAAAGCGTCCGCTCATTGCTGGCAGAGAAAAAG GACCAGGGCCTGGGCGATACATCCTACCACCAACTATTGGTTTTGTAGGCCACGATTTCACAAAGTCGACAAGTCCTGCCTTCTCCTTCCATGGCAGGATGAGTAATAACA TGCACAGCATAGACTGCAGTCCAGGGCCAAAATATCATATTGATGCAAAGCTCACTCGCTTTGGAAGGGATGGAACTCCTGCATATTCCATACATGGCAGAATGGAAAATGAAG GATTTTTCTGCACCCCTGGACCAGGAGCGTACAGCCCTGAGAAAGCGCCTCTGTGCAGCACCCATCGCAAACCACCGTCCCACACCATGGGCTATCGCACTCAGTATCGCTCTGTTGACACAGTGCCTGCCCCAAACAAATACACCCTCCCTTCTCTCATGGGCTCCCACATTCTAACCAAGACATCCAGTGCCAGTTACACCATCTCTGGGAGATGCAAACCTGGGGGTCCTGCTGAGGACTTGTCTAAAACTCCAGGTCCTGGTAGATATAACAGCACGGATCCCAGTGTCTATCTCCCAAGGCGGCCAGCTTTCTCTATGTTGGGTAGACATACTACACCGAAGGAGCCCACACTATTACCAGGTCCTGGAAGTCATAACCcagagaaagtgaaagtgcaCAAGCCCAGGCCTCCTGCGTTCTCTTTAGGCATCAGGCACTCAGAGTTTGTAACCCCTTTAGTGGTAGATTAG